In Miscanthus floridulus cultivar M001 chromosome 5, ASM1932011v1, whole genome shotgun sequence, one genomic interval encodes:
- the LOC136452348 gene encoding SNF1-related protein kinase regulatory subunit gamma-1-like isoform X2, giving the protein MDQPEENPEFPSCDAYFEAIQSKKKLPLSLQESLTAAFAQIPVSSFPEVPTGRVIEIPGDTSVLDAVRTLSEQNIRAAPVLNPEPGVPTDWQGRYLGVIDYSAIIRWVLENAELAAVALSAASATAAGVGMGAVGAVGVAALGATGPAAVAGLTAAAIGAAVAGGLTAEKGVAKDGLTAADHLGEDFYKVLLQQEPFRSTTVRSIVESYHWSPFVPITLDSSMLTVLLLLSKYRLRNVPVIEPEKPIIKNFITQAGVVKGLQQCKGRDWFDYISALPLSDLGLPFMSIDEVITVNSDDLILEAFKCMKDNKIGGVPVVEGPKRKLVGSVSIRDIRFLLLRPDLFSNFRQLTVIEFMRTLGSTLPDSGNNCLVKPPPTCTPDASLGSVIDSIASRITHRIYVVDDDLEVLGVVTLRDVISCFIHEPPGYCDSYLTPAMEKLRVKGSDQWRNVEPFL; this is encoded by the exons ATGGATCAGCCTGAGGAAAACCCTGAATTTCCAAGCTGTGATGCCTACTTTGAAGCTATCCAGTCTAAGAAGAAGTTGCCACTGTCTTTGCAAGAATCGCTAACTGCTGCCTTTGCTCAGATTCCAGTCTCATCCTTCCCCGAGGTTCCAACTGGTCGAG TAATTGAAATTCCTGGTGATACTTCTGTCCTTGACGCTGTAAGGACTCTATCTGAACAGAACATAAGGGCAGCACCAGTGCTGAATCCAGAACCTGGGGTTCCTACTGATTGGCAGGGGAGGTACCTTGGTGTCATCGATTACTCAGCAATCATCCGTTGGGTACTAGAAAATGCTGAGCTTGCTGCTGTTGCACTCTCAGCTGCATCAGCAACTGCGGCCGGAGTTGGCATGGGTGCTGTTGGTGCGGTTGGGGTGGCAGCTTTGGGTGCAACTGGCCCAGCTGCTGTAGCTGGCTTAACTGCAGCCGCAATTGGGGCTGCTGTTGCTGGTGGATTAACTGCTGAAAAGGGTGTGGCGAAGGATGGGCTGACTGCTGCAGATCATTTAGGGGAGGATTTCTACAAAGTTTTGCTTCAGCAGGAACCTTTCAGATCAACAACA GTTCGATCGATTGTAGAGTCATACCACTGGTCTCCTTTCGTCCCCATTACACTGGACAGTTCCATGCTGACTGTACTTCTGTTGCTCTCTAAGTACAGATTGAGAAATGTCCCTGTGATTGAGCCCGAAAAACCTATCATCAAGAACTTCATTACTCAGGCTGGTGTTGTCAAAGGACTGCAGCAATGTAAAGGGAGGGACTGGTTTGACTACATTTCTGCACTTCCTCTTTCAGACTTAGGACTTCCATTTATGTCCATTGATGAG GTTATCACCGTCAACAGTGATGATCTAATCTTAGAAGCTTTCAAGTGCATGAAGGATAACAAGATTGGTGGTGTACCAGTAGTAGAAGGCCCCAAAAGAAAACTTGTGGGCAGTGTTAGCATAAGGGACATCCGCTTTCTGTTGCTTAGACCCGACTTATTTTCAAATTTCAG GCAACTTACGGTCATTGAATTCATGAGGACTCTAGGCTCCACTCTTCCTGATTCAGGGAACAATTGCCTGGTGAAGCCACCACCCACCTGCACTCCTGACGCTTCCCTTGGTAGTGTTATTGACAGCATTGCATCAAGAATAACCCACAGGATATATGTAGTGGATGATGACCTTGAGGTTCTCGGTGTTGTGACTCTGCGTGATGTGATCTCATGCTTTATCCACGAGCCACCCGGTTATTGCGACAGCTATTTGACTCCGGCAATGGAGAAGCTTAGGGTAAAGGGGTCGGATCAGTGGAGAAATGTTGAGCCTTTTCTGTAG
- the LOC136452348 gene encoding SNF1-related protein kinase regulatory subunit gamma-1-like isoform X1 has product MSFIQLSPNPTKSRCQSPTGFWSKANPFSDMDQPEENPEFPSCDAYFEAIQSKKKLPLSLQESLTAAFAQIPVSSFPEVPTGRVIEIPGDTSVLDAVRTLSEQNIRAAPVLNPEPGVPTDWQGRYLGVIDYSAIIRWVLENAELAAVALSAASATAAGVGMGAVGAVGVAALGATGPAAVAGLTAAAIGAAVAGGLTAEKGVAKDGLTAADHLGEDFYKVLLQQEPFRSTTVRSIVESYHWSPFVPITLDSSMLTVLLLLSKYRLRNVPVIEPEKPIIKNFITQAGVVKGLQQCKGRDWFDYISALPLSDLGLPFMSIDEVITVNSDDLILEAFKCMKDNKIGGVPVVEGPKRKLVGSVSIRDIRFLLLRPDLFSNFRQLTVIEFMRTLGSTLPDSGNNCLVKPPPTCTPDASLGSVIDSIASRITHRIYVVDDDLEVLGVVTLRDVISCFIHEPPGYCDSYLTPAMEKLRVKGSDQWRNVEPFL; this is encoded by the exons ATGTCTTTTATCCAACTGAGTCCAAATCCAACAAAGTCCAGGTGCCAAAGTCCAACTGGATTTTGGAGTAAAGCCAATCCATTCTCAG ACATGGATCAGCCTGAGGAAAACCCTGAATTTCCAAGCTGTGATGCCTACTTTGAAGCTATCCAGTCTAAGAAGAAGTTGCCACTGTCTTTGCAAGAATCGCTAACTGCTGCCTTTGCTCAGATTCCAGTCTCATCCTTCCCCGAGGTTCCAACTGGTCGAG TAATTGAAATTCCTGGTGATACTTCTGTCCTTGACGCTGTAAGGACTCTATCTGAACAGAACATAAGGGCAGCACCAGTGCTGAATCCAGAACCTGGGGTTCCTACTGATTGGCAGGGGAGGTACCTTGGTGTCATCGATTACTCAGCAATCATCCGTTGGGTACTAGAAAATGCTGAGCTTGCTGCTGTTGCACTCTCAGCTGCATCAGCAACTGCGGCCGGAGTTGGCATGGGTGCTGTTGGTGCGGTTGGGGTGGCAGCTTTGGGTGCAACTGGCCCAGCTGCTGTAGCTGGCTTAACTGCAGCCGCAATTGGGGCTGCTGTTGCTGGTGGATTAACTGCTGAAAAGGGTGTGGCGAAGGATGGGCTGACTGCTGCAGATCATTTAGGGGAGGATTTCTACAAAGTTTTGCTTCAGCAGGAACCTTTCAGATCAACAACA GTTCGATCGATTGTAGAGTCATACCACTGGTCTCCTTTCGTCCCCATTACACTGGACAGTTCCATGCTGACTGTACTTCTGTTGCTCTCTAAGTACAGATTGAGAAATGTCCCTGTGATTGAGCCCGAAAAACCTATCATCAAGAACTTCATTACTCAGGCTGGTGTTGTCAAAGGACTGCAGCAATGTAAAGGGAGGGACTGGTTTGACTACATTTCTGCACTTCCTCTTTCAGACTTAGGACTTCCATTTATGTCCATTGATGAG GTTATCACCGTCAACAGTGATGATCTAATCTTAGAAGCTTTCAAGTGCATGAAGGATAACAAGATTGGTGGTGTACCAGTAGTAGAAGGCCCCAAAAGAAAACTTGTGGGCAGTGTTAGCATAAGGGACATCCGCTTTCTGTTGCTTAGACCCGACTTATTTTCAAATTTCAG GCAACTTACGGTCATTGAATTCATGAGGACTCTAGGCTCCACTCTTCCTGATTCAGGGAACAATTGCCTGGTGAAGCCACCACCCACCTGCACTCCTGACGCTTCCCTTGGTAGTGTTATTGACAGCATTGCATCAAGAATAACCCACAGGATATATGTAGTGGATGATGACCTTGAGGTTCTCGGTGTTGTGACTCTGCGTGATGTGATCTCATGCTTTATCCACGAGCCACCCGGTTATTGCGACAGCTATTTGACTCCGGCAATGGAGAAGCTTAGGGTAAAGGGGTCGGATCAGTGGAGAAATGTTGAGCCTTTTCTGTAG